TGGCAGCTCCCGACACGGGAGTGGCCGCATGCTGCTGGTTGTACGAATTCACATCGGTGATGAGCAGCATTGTTGCCGGCTGGCCACTGGCCACTTGCTGCTCCTTCTTTGAAGGCAGGCGCTCCTGACCTTCCTCTCCGTCTTCCTCATCATCCTCGGCCTCTTCGTCCTGGCCGTGGAGTGTGTCCAGGACCAAAGCATCATACAGGATTGCAGCTCGTCCTGTTCCTTTGTTTACTTTACCTCCGCCGCCTCCTTCTTTCAGGGTAAGCAGTTTTCGTATAATGGGCGTGGCATTGTTGTTCGTATTGcatgttattgttgttggttgaggttgttgtttttgtttttgttgttgtgtgggaaaattggaaattttattagggGCTTCGTTAGTGGCTGGATGACTGGATGAGACTGTGACTGGGACTGATGATGGGGCCGGGTGAACGGTGGCTATCACTGGTGAGCTCTGAACCTTCTGTTTGAAAAACAATGGCGGCGGAGTGTTGTGTGGATGGGTGTGTGGTGTGGATGCTGTTGGATGCGGTTGCGTTCGTATGATGGTGAAGTGATTGATGGTGGGCGTGGGCACGCGGGTGATGACCGTCGGCGGTGTCTCGCCCCGACGCTGGTGGAGATGCTTCAGCTGGTGGTGGGGCGAGTGGGAAGGCTGCAGCGGCGTCAGGGACCGAACTATGGTGAATTGTTTCCTCTTGATGGGCGCCACAATAGTGGCTGTGGTCACTGGCGGTGGGGTGGGATTAGGTGTTACTATCGGTATGGCCTTTGGCATGGCATACTGAGCCATATCATCGAATCCAGCACTGGCATTCACACTGGCCAGCTCCTGCATGAACTGTTCATCgtcctcatcatcatcatcatcatcatcgtcatcctcctcctcctcctgctcctcgtCATCCTCCAAATGATCATTCTCCTCTCTTTCTACAAGAGGAGGACtattctcctcctcctcctcctcgcccGACTTGGTCCCTTTAGTGGTGTCTTGGTCTTGGTGTTAATGGACGAATGGAATGGAATGACGGCGCATTTAAAGGAAGATCAATGGCGGTAGGGAGTGTGTTAGGTGTGTGAGAGAAAGTTTGAAAGAAATAGAGAGAAACATGGTTGTGGTTATGCAGAAGCCACTGGTGAAGGTGGAGAGGGGCAGCTGATCAATGCAAATGATGATAATGTTTCAATTTTGGTGGCCAACTCAGGAGAATCATTAACTCAAATCACAAACCAAATCATATGGAGATAAACCAACCAAATCATAGTAGAAATAATGCCAAttagaactttaaaaaaaaaaactaaacaatatTAAGAACTTAATAgcaaaaataaagtataattttaaatatttgaattgtaagGACTTGTAGTCACCTCTTAGATCGGTCGGACTCGGGTGGGGATGATGCATTGGATAGTGGAACTGCTTCTGGCTCAACGCCGTCGCCGATGGCACATTGAAATTGAAGATGGCACCCACGCTGCTGCCACCCGGTGGCTGGGCGCCAACCCCACCTCCTGGCCCAGCGGACACCGAGCCACCGTTCAGCTTGTAGGGCGACGGTGGCTCCTGCTTAATGTCCTCCTGCTTGATATGTGCCTGCAGACCGGCCGAGTCCTCCGGCTTGCCACTGCCGCCCTTGGGGCTAATGGGCATCGACTTGAAGGCGCCGCCTGTAGAGGAACAAAGGAAGCCAATCTTTGGTTAGTATTCGGGTGCCTAGCCAGAGTATAGCGGGGTGTGCTCGCCTGTTGGTTGGAATGGTGTTACACCGATTGGATTCTTGGGACTAGTGTACTTCTTGTAGATGGACATCGAGGGATACGACAGCATGGTGTTCTCCAGCACCGAGTGGGCCTTGATGGCCTTCGGTTTGAGGGTGATCTCCCGCTCGCTTCCGCCGGTCAGTGGTGCACCCATGGCCTGGCCATTGGCACCGGACGTGCTGTGCTCCTCCGGCTGGCGCTGGAAGTCAATGAACTTGTTGGTCAAATCATAATTCCTTGTCGGAAAGCAGAAACTAACCTGATCCGTGTCGGGCTGCTGTTTGCGATAATCAAAGGGGGCATCGTCCATGTCCGAGTCGTTCACCCGCTCGCGGCAGTGCAGATCCAGTTTCCTGGCCTGCTGCGTCTGTGCCTGGGGGCGCTCGTCCTCCACAACCAGCATCTGCTCGTCCTCATCCGAGGGCATTTCGTTCTTAAGCAGCTTCTCGTTTCCGTTGCCCTTCATCGAGATCGTGGTGGGCGCCTCATCGCAGGCGCTGTTGTAGTTGTCAATGGTCAACGGTATGATGTCGCCCTGCATTTCGGTTGCAACGCCACCACTTCCACTGCCTCCCGGCGTCGACGGGCACATGTCCTGTTCCAGGGAGTCGGAGCCATCGACCGAAACGAGGCGCTGCTTGGCGTCACCTGCTCCCGCGGCTCCCTGTCCCTTGCCACCGGCCGCAGCCGTAGAGGTTGAGGACTTCCTGCGATCCTTTGAACACCACTTCCACTCCGGGTGCAGCTTGAAGTGGGCATCCTTCACCGAGCTGGCCAGCTCGTGGTACTGGGCCTTCTGCTCAGGCTTCAAAGCGTACCACCACTCCCCCAGGATCTTGCTAACCGTGCGGTTGTCCTGGTTCGGATGCTTCTTGTGGACCATCTTGCGATGCTTCTTCGAAAAGATCATAAAGGCGTTCATGGGCCGTCGGATCTTCTTGTTCGCCGGCTGTCCTgcggctgccgctgctgctgcacctGCTGCTCCGGCAGAACCGGCagcctgttgctgctgctgttgcaagGCACTCAGCGATTGACTCCGCCTTTTGGCTGCCGAGGTTACTGGTGCCCCAGCTGCTCCGTCACTCGCATCGTGGCACTCCTCGATCTTCCGGATATTGCTGTTGTATGTCGGCAGTCGCATTGCCGCCGTCTGCTTCTTGGTACTACTGTTTCCGGCGGCCGTGGTCTCAAACACATCGTCATCTAGCTGGTCATCCGGCTCctcctggtgctgctgctgctgctggttggccaccactgctgctgctgcggcggctgcagctgctgccTTTGCATCGTTCATGGAGCAGTTGAGCGGCTTGTTGGGTGAACTGAGTGGACCGGGCACAATCAgatggttgttgttgtggttgagCGGCATCTGTGGCGGcgactgctgttgctgttgctcctgctgctgctgctgttgcaacaTCACCACATTGTAGCTACCAGCCGTGGTTGAGGTTGGTATAGCCGATGCGATTGGTGGCACCTTTGTTATGGGTGGCATCTGGGGGAGCAGCTTATACCAGGCATGGCTGGTTGGCGCATTGTATCCTAAAGCGGAGGAAGAGATTGGGCTTTTGAATGAATGTTCAGAAACGATAAGAAAACTAAACATAAGCCTATCTGGAAGCctagttttttaaaaagaaaccaaaGCGACTAACCCCCAAAGAATTCTAAAAAGCTGTGACTAACTTTTAAGTATTCCAATCTTTACAAGTTCATGACTAacattggttttttttttttggaattctTTAAAGAGGAATATCATAATGAATAATATTCATAATTAAAGCCCACTTTGAAGTCCAACTGCCACCCAAACTCACCGTTTTTTGGCATCACCTTCTCCTGGCCCAGGGTAGCCACTGAGGTGGTTGTCGGCGTGTTGGGCTGATGAAATGAAACCGTGGCGGGCGGCATGGCCGGCACTGCCAGTTGGCTGCCATCGACAATCACCTGATGAAACGTCTGACTGCTGGACACCACCACATGGGAATGGGATGCTGGATGCTGCGGCGGCTGGCTGCTGGAGATGCGAATCACGCTGGTGGTGTTGTTGCCGCTGTTCCCGCCGCTTCCTAATGGCGGAGCCGACGAGGGGGCTGGCAGGCTCGACTGGCTGTGATGAGCGGCAGGTGGCGGCGGTGGCTGGTGGTGATGATGAAgatggtgctgctgctgctgttggggtTGCTGCTGCATCTGGTGGTGCGGCGGTGGGGCGTGCATCACCAACGATACGGGCGTCGTCTGTGGCGGCAGTGGTTGCTGGGCAGCAGCATTGGATGCTGCACTACTTCCCATTtgggtgctgctgctgctgctagcCTCCCAGccattgttgttattgttgttgggaTTGTAGAGCACTGGACTGGGCGTAGCCTTCCACTTGGCATCCAGCGGTATGGCCacaggttgttgttgttgttgctgcggctgctgctgttgtggcacatgttgttgctgttgctgctgctgctgcgattGATTGGCGATGGGAGTGAAGAAGTTCTGCCTGTGACTGGTGGCAACATTCACCGGCGAGTGGGCGATGGCATTCAACGGAGAGGCTCCGGCGTGGTTCACGGGAGATGTGTACGATGGCGTGGCGGAGCGGGAGCTGCTCAGCGACACTGGAATTAcaagacaaacaaaaacaaaactttaacTCTACTTTTCTTTGAGGAAAGGGCAGAGAATCCTGCGTGGAAAGCTCTCTCCCGGTAGAGGGGTATTATTACATAAGCACTGTAGATATAGTTTGGCCCCCAGCTCGAAGTCCTGGAACGCATTCATGACGTTCACTTGAGCATTTCCACGGAAATCTCGCTCTTCAACCGCCGCGGGTGtgtatgttgttgttgttttttttttgtttaaatgcACTTTTCTGCCTTCGTTGTCACGTTCGCCTTGTGCGCTGCATTCGCATGGCTTTGCTTTTTCTGGCTTTTCTTCTGGCTCGGTTCTTGGTTCTTTGGGTCTCGACAGTTCTCGGTTCTCAGCATAAATGCGGCAGATCGAGGCAGCCATCAACCGAAAGCAGCGCCAAGGGCAGCGACGTCAGCAGCATAGTTTCAACTCTCTCTCGCGCGatcactctctctctcgccCAGAAATCTCTCCCTTTATGGGCCCGCTCGCCATGTTTGTTTACCTGCTGTGATGTAGGTGAGAAGGTGTCTGTCCGTGTCTCTttatgtgtgtgagtgtgcgtgCGCCGCTCTCAAGTGCATTTTTGTTTAGGTAAAAACGAATCAAAGGCAGGGCATATAACAAGAAATGAGCAGggaataaaagaaaagaatcTGTTGCGC
The Drosophila bipectinata strain 14024-0381.07 chromosome 3R, DbipHiC1v2, whole genome shotgun sequence DNA segment above includes these coding regions:
- the cic gene encoding putative transcription factor capicua isoform X3, giving the protein MNAFQDFELGAKLYLQCLLSLSSSRSATPSYTSPVNHAGASPLNAIAHSPVNVATSHRQNFFTPIANQSQQQQQQQQHVPQQQQPQQQQQQPVAIPLDAKWKATPSPVLYNPNNNNNNGWEASSSSSTQMGSSAASNAAAQQPLPPQTTPVSLVMHAPPPHHQMQQQPQQQQQHHLHHHHQPPPPPAAHHSQSSLPAPSSAPPLGSGGNSGNNTTSVIRISSSQPPQHPASHSHVVVSSSQTFHQVIVDGSQLAVPAMPPATVSFHQPNTPTTTSVATLGQEKVMPKNGYNAPTSHAWYKLLPQMPPITKVPPIASAIPTSTTAGSYNVVMLQQQQQQEQQQQQSPPQMPLNHNNNHLIVPGPLSSPNKPLNCSMNDAKAAAAAAAAAAVVANQQQQQHQEEPDDQLDDDVFETTAAGNSSTKKQTAAMRLPTYNSNIRKIEECHDASDGAAGAPVTSAAKRRSQSLSALQQQQQQAAGSAGAAGAAAAAAAGQPANKKIRRPMNAFMIFSKKHRKMVHKKHPNQDNRTVSKILGEWWYALKPEQKAQYHELASSVKDAHFKLHPEWKWCSKDRRKSSTSTAAAGGKGQGAAGAGDAKQRLVSVDGSDSLEQDMCPSTPGGSGSGGVATEMQGDIIPLTIDNYNSACDEAPTTISMKGNGNEKLLKNEMPSDEDEQMLVVEDERPQAQTQQARKLDLHCRERVNDSDMDDAPFDYRKQQPDTDQRQPEEHSTSGANGQAMGAPLTGGSEREITLKPKAIKAHSVLENTMLSYPSMSIYKKYTSPKNPIGVTPFQPTGGAFKSMPISPKGGSGKPEDSAGLQAHIKQEDIKQEPPSPYKLNGGSVSAGPGGGVGAQPPGGSSVGAIFNFNVPSATALSQKQFHYPMHHPHPSPTDLRAAHQACVPSSPAAMGLGHPASIATPPASAPAQIMGGGPTPGQKMFFAMGNPLQYQLLQRSHQPGTPSLEQLQLDAFAPGNYIFKNHNGLTLPPPVSAQPTMLLQGYAPSHSAEPPASSPSYKSMPSTPKSATYLMSAPPERGMEGGLGGGAAAASASGGDESDMDADGQQFILAPTPAQLGRAPLQRRKNLSQSKSENNVSFSGNLGASNGQHIGRKMHSPTVMETSSPIIGHVNNSSLSSALPTPTSSTTTPNSDEQLPLTPTTTTVSNQPPKSPMKGTPGSTAAALKKKNDEMNNSVLKQVDFEKKYKALPQFQPEDCQSPSAIAVPSSPRVYGTNYRKKNTAPPPVQKLMSEDDSIDEPASAPPTTTQRFFGPDFTKELKELESSDQTGRSPRTPKTPLQSARSDASEKGHRKVLETRRNLVMKLFAEYGNFPSAQATIAFQIRHIDVFPRKQDLQLKIREVRQKLLGQASCTPHSAGPNTPSESNPSLTSLSSGGLSAQATNAPPTAAGAHQQHSEHQKSHAAGK